AACACGCTTTATCTTTTGGACGAACCCACCACCGGCCTGCATTTCGACGACATCAAGAAGCTGTTGGGAGTGTTGGGAAAACTCGTGCGTATGGGAAACACGGTGGTGGTGATTGAACACAATCTGGATGTGATAAAATCCGCCGATTGGATTATCGATTTGGGTCCCGAAGGCGGTGAAGATGGAGGTTACGTGGTTGCGGTCGGGACACCGGAACAGATTATGGAAAACCCGGATTCCTTCACGGGACAATTTTTGAAAAACCATATCGAACGCCAAACAACGAAACCCAAAAAGCAGACTAAAACAGCGAAAACCAGCCCTGCGAAATCCTCAGCCAGCAAATCCAAAACCAAGAAAACTGGATGATAAAGCCATGCCGGAAATAGAGTTACGCTACCAGCCACCCACAGCGGGAGACCATCAGGTCGGCATCGCGGGTGATTTTACCCAATGGGAAATTCTGGATATGACGGATATTGGCGGCATCTACCTTTTCCGCCTGCATTTGAACCCTGGGGAATATCGCTACAAGCTGATTGTGGATGGAAACTGGATGCTCGACCCCAACTGTCCCAAACGTGTTCCAGACCCTTTTGGAGGCCAAAATTCGCTGTTGAAAGTGAAGGGGCGAAAAGAGCCGGAGCTAAGCTGGAGCGATATTGAGAAAAACCTTGGTTTGCTGAGCGGTCATGATGAACCCCGTCTTCAAATAAACCGCCTTTCCCAAAACCGGTTTGAACTGCGTTTCCATTGGCATAACTCCTTGCCTGGCAATCTGTACGCCTTTGTGGACGACAAGCGTTTTGATTTGTTTTATCTGGGAGAAGCCCAAAAATCCGCGGCTTGGCATTGTTTTTTCGGTTCCGATGAGGCCACAGCGGAAATCCTGGTTCGCATCGAGGGTCATGAGAACAGCTTATGCTATGGTATGGAAGGTTTTACAAGCCCTCATGAAGCTCGTCCTCTGCCGGTAAATCTGAAAGAGTTGGAACGGTTCTCGGTTCCCGAATGGGCTCATAAAGCCATTGTCTATCAGATATTTCCAGACCGTTTTTACAATGGCAACCCCAGCAATGACCCGGATTTCAGCGAAGATTATTACGCGGATTGTCGCACCCAGCCGCCGGAAAATGAACTTTTGCCTCCCAACCGGGAATATTTCCATTTGGTGGAGGATTGGAACGACATCAGCGGTCTGAAACAGAGTCCCTGGCTGCCGAAAGGGAAGCCGGATTGGTGGTCTTTTTATGGCGGCGACATCGCCGGAGTGCGAAAAAAGCTGCCCTATCTGGTGGATTTGGGCATCAACGTCATCTATTTCAATCCGCTGTGGCAGGCGCGCTCGAACCACAAATATGACGCCATCGATTTTTGCGCCATCGACCCTCATTTTGGCACCAAAGAGGAGATGAAAGCGCTTGTTGATGAAGCTCACGCGCGGGGCATCCATGTTATTGTGGACGTGGCTTTCAACCACACCGGTGAGGATTATTGGGCTTTTCG
The sequence above is a segment of the Candidatus Cloacimonadota bacterium genome. Coding sequences within it:
- a CDS encoding cyclomaltodextrinase — protein: MPEIELRYQPPTAGDHQVGIAGDFTQWEILDMTDIGGIYLFRLHLNPGEYRYKLIVDGNWMLDPNCPKRVPDPFGGQNSLLKVKGRKEPELSWSDIEKNLGLLSGHDEPRLQINRLSQNRFELRFHWHNSLPGNLYAFVDDKRFDLFYLGEAQKSAAWHCFFGSDEATAEILVRIEGHENSLCYGMEGFTSPHEARPLPVNLKELERFSVPEWAHKAIVYQIFPDRFYNGNPSNDPDFSEDYYADCRTQPPENELLPPNREYFHLVEDWNDISGLKQSPWLPKGKPDWWSFYGGDIAGVRKKLPYLVDLGINVIYFNPLWQARSNHKYDAIDFCAIDPHFGTKEEMKALVDEAHARGIHVIVDVAFNHTGEDYWAFRDCVEKGPESRYWNWYDWHRWPLPEPLPADFQPKDYYQSWWGIKDMPDLNFDLSRSHPAENHIKDIDQAEPNWPLVEHLLKCTRWWLREIGIDGFRLDVPDEVPFWFWELFRREVKATKSQAWIVGEIWQNARPWVNPRYFDSVMNYAYFKDPVLDFFILGICGYQSFVQRVEEGLAQYPWLASQAMMNLLGSHDTVRVLELAGGDLHKVKLAMLFLMTFVGAPHIYYGDEIAMLGGRDPDNRRPFNWDWENAPDALELHRLVKELVKLRKEYKVLTQGHFAFWDPCCDNLSWVRFDHREAIFVMMNLMEIPIDYNYNFKDDILLFFGDVKAVDEHFELGPGAVIMWHKKRSRRFKPRLHKTGPWWQQF